CGCGCTCCTGATAGACGGCGACCAGAATGGGCTCGACCGCGGCCGAGATCAGGCGGCGCTGTTCCGACAGGGTGTAGCGCAGCTCTTCCTGGCGGGTCTGTTCCAGCGTCTGGGCTTCCTGGATGCGCTGTTGCAGGGCCGTGCGGCGCGAGCCGTCCGGATCGGCGGCCTGGCCACCCTGCTGCAGGGCCGTGATTTCGGTCTGGATCGTCGTGCCGTAGGGGGCGAGTTCACCCTGCACTTCGGTTGCCAGCTGTTCGACGCGGGCCTGGACGGCCTGGCCGACGGTCGACTGGGCCAGCAGGCGCTGGTTGAAATAGACGCACACGCCGGGGATGGCCGGGCCGGGGTTCTGCGGACCGGCGGTCTGGGCGGAGGCGGCGGTAGGGGCGGCGGTGGCGACGAACGAGGCCAGGGCGACGGCGCCGAGAGCGAGGAGTTTCATGGGTAACCTTATGGAGGCCGGAACGGCCCGGCTTAGAACTGGGTGGAGGTGGAGAAGCGGAAGGTTTCGGTGCGGTCGTATTCTTCGGAGCTGAGGATCTTGGAGAAGTCGAATCGGATCGGTCCGACCGGCGCTCTCCAGTGGACGCTGAGGCCGACGGACGCGCGCAGCGACAGGTCGTCCGCGACGCAGGAATCGCCGATGACGGCACCGTCGGGACAGGCGCTGGACAGGCCCGTGGTCGCGTTCAGCGTATAGCGGTCGTCGAGCACGCCCAGGGTCCCGACGTCGGCGAACAGCGACGTCTTGATCCCGTACTGTTCGGGCAGGCCGTTGGGCAGGGTCAGCTCGACGCTGCCGACGGCGTAGAAGTTGCCGCCCAGGGCGTCGTTGGTGGCCAGGTCGCGGGGACCCATGCCGGCGTTCTCGAAGCCGCGGAAGGTGTTGCCGCCCTTGAAGAAGCGATCGTTGATGCGGATCGCGTCGCCGGCCCAGCCGGAGACATAGCCGGTCGATCCGGTGACGGTGACGATCCAGCTGGGCGTGATGCCGTAGTAGACCGACGATTCGATCTCGGTCTTCACATAGTTCACGTCGCCACCCAGGCCGGCCACGTCCTGACGCAGAGACCCGGTCCAGCCGCGCGTCGGACGGATCGGATCGTTCCGGCGATCGACCAGCAGGGTGTAGCCGACCGAGGAGTTGAGCGAGGCCCCGATCTGTTCGCACAGCGCGGCCGAGCCCTGTCCACCGCCCGAGCAATAGCCCGTCGGGACGATGATCTCGTCGTCCTTGATGAAGTAGCGCGTCGCCAGGCGGCTGTAGCCGTTCAGCGGATAGGTCAGGCGCAGGCCCGCGCCGGTCGAGCGGTAGTCGAACGAGGACTCTTCCTGGAAGTCATAACGCGAATGGAACAGGTCGAAGCCCGCGCCGATGTCACGACCCAGGAAGCGGGGCTCGGTGAAGCGGAAGTCGATCTGCTGGCGCAGCGAACCCCATTCGACGCGCGCGACCACGTTCTGGCCCCGGCCACGGAAGTTCCGCTCCGAGATGCCCAGGTTGACGACGAAGCTGTCGACCGAGCTGAAGCCCGCGCCGACGGACAGTTCGCCGGTCGGCTGTTCCTGGACGGTGACGTTGACGATCGAACGGTCGGGCGCGGAGCCGCGCTGCTCCTCGATGGTCACATCTTTGAAGAAGCCCAGACCCCGCAGGTTGTTGCGCGACCGCTCCACGAGGGTGCGGTTGAAGGCGTCGCCTTCGGTCAGCAGCAGTTCGCGCCGGATGACCGGGTCGACGGTGCGGGTGTTGCCGATGATGTTGATGCGGTCGACGTAGACGCGCTGGCCCTCGGAAATGTTGAAGGTCACATCGACGGTGTCGGTGTCGGGGTTGGCCCGGTAGGTCGGGTTGATGTCGACGAAGGCGTAGCCGGCCGAACCGGCCGCGAAGGTCAGCGCGTCGACCGAACTCTCGATCTTGTCGCTCTCGTAGAGGTCGCCCGACTGGATCGGCAGCAGCAGCTTCAGGAAGTCCGCGTTCAGGCGGTCGTTCTCGGTCACCACGTCGATGGTGCCGAAGTTGTAGCGGTCGCCCTCGTCCACCGTCAGCGTCATGCCGAAGGCGCTGTCGTCGGGCACCAGCTCGGCCACGGCCGAGGTGATGCGGAAGTCGTAGTAGCCGCGGTTGGTGTAGAACTTGCGCAGCTGCTCGCGGTCGTAGTCGAGGCGGCCGGGGTCGTAGTTGTCGTTCTTGGTGAACAGGCGGTACCAGGCCGATTCCTTGGTGACCATGACCTCGCGCAGCTCGGAATCCGAGAACGCCTGGTTGCCCAGGAAGGTGATGGCCTGAACGCCGGTCTCGGGGCCCTCGTCGATCTCGAAGACGACGTCGACGCGGTTCTGCTCCAGCTGGACCAGCTTGGGCGTGACGGTCGCCGAGATCCGGCCGGACAGGCGATACAGCTCGATCAGCTTGCCCACGTCCTCCTGGACCCGGGCCCGGGTGTAGATGCCGCGCGGCGAGATGGTGACCTCTTCGCGCAGCTTGTCCTCGTTGATCGCGCTGTTCCCCTCGAACACCACCTGGTTGATGATGGGGTTCTCGACGATGCGGACGACCAGGTCACCGTTTTCCTGCAGCCCGATCTGGACGTCGGCGAACAGCTGGGTCCGCGTCAGGGTGCGGATGGCGACGTCCAGAATGACCGGGTCGATGGTGTCGCCCGGCTGGATCGGCAGATAGGACAGGACCGTGGTCTGGTCGATCCGCTGGTTGCCCTGCACGAGGATGCGGTTGACCACACCGGTCTCGGTCGGCGGTGCCGTCGGCGCCTGGCCGGTGGCCTGGAGCTGACCGGGCTGGACGTTCGGCGCCGGGGGTGCCGTCTGGGCCAGGGCAGGCCCGGCCGCCATCAGGGCGATCAGGCTGGCGGTGGCGACGAATCCGCTCCGCAGGGGTCTGTCGGCCGAAGGGTGGGCGGCGCGCGGGTCGTTCAGGATCATTCGGGAAACCAAAAAGGGCTGGCGTCGGCTCACGAGACGAGCCCGCCCAGGAATTTGAACAGGTTCAACTTCTGCAGGTCGTTCCAGGTCGCGAACAACATCAAACCCGCCAGCAAAGCAAGACCGACCCGATACCCCGCCTCCTGAACGTTGGCCGCCACGGGTTTTCTCGCCACAGCCTCATAGGCGTAGAAAACCAGATGACCGCCATCCAGAACCGGGATGGGCAACAGGTTTAGAAAGCCGATTCCGATCGAAAGTATGGCGGCAAAGCTCGTCATCGTCAGAAGCAGGTTGATCGTCATGGCCAGCGGGTCCGGATTGGCGGCGACCGCCGCATTGGTCAGGGCCCCCGAAGCCTTGGCGATGCCCAGCGGCCCGCTGAGCTGATCGCCGTTCTCGCGGCCGGTGAAGATGCGGCCCAGATAGCTCAGGGTGGTGCCGAGGATGTCGCCGGTCTGGCGCACCCCCTGCCCCACGGCCTCCAGCGGATTGTAGCGGATCTGCCGGGTCTCGGCGGCCGTCGACGACAGCATCAGGCCGATGGTGCCGACGCTGACGCGCCCGGCCACGGGGTCTTCCCGGGTCACACGGGCCGGGGTGGCCACGATCTCGACCGGGCGGCCGGCGCGCTCGACCGTGAAGCGGATGGGATCGCCGCTGGACAGATTGACCTTGCGCACGACCTCGCCCGCGTCCTCGACCGGCTTGCCGTTCATTTCGGAGATGAGGTCGCCGTCGCGGAAGCCCGCGGCGGCGGCCGGCGAGCCGGGCACGACCTGGGCCACGCGGGCGGGCCGCAGCTCGACGCCCACCAGGGAAAACAGCACGGTGAAGATGACGATCGCCAGAACGAAGTTCGACACCGGTCCGGCGACGATGATCAGCATCCGCTGCCAGATCGGCTTGAAGTGGAAATAGTCGCGCTCGGCGCCCACGCCCTGCTCGGCCACGATCTCGCGCTTCAGCGTGTCCAGACCCCGGCTGTCGGGCACGCTCGAGGCGTCCATGTCGCCGGAGAACTTCACATAGCCCCCCAGCGGCAGCCAGCCGACGCGCCATTCGATGCCGTGGCGATCCGTGCGGCTGAACAGGGC
This DNA window, taken from Brevundimonas subvibrioides ATCC 15264, encodes the following:
- a CDS encoding OmpH family outer membrane protein, coding for MKLLALGAVALASFVATAAPTAASAQTAGPQNPGPAIPGVCVYFNQRLLAQSTVGQAVQARVEQLATEVQGELAPYGTTIQTEITALQQGGQAADPDGSRRTALQQRIQEAQTLEQTRQEELRYTLSEQRRLISAAVEPILVAVYQERGCGILLDRESVFIMNPAMDVTDTVIERLNTQLPTLSFNRLPVPVQQAQ
- a CDS encoding M50 family metallopeptidase, translated to MLNALAQILMTVVPFLLVLTVIVTIHELGHFLVARAFGVKVDRFAIGFGKALFSRTDRHGIEWRVGWLPLGGYVKFSGDMDASSVPDSRGLDTLKREIVAEQGVGAERDYFHFKPIWQRMLIIVAGPVSNFVLAIVIFTVLFSLVGVELRPARVAQVVPGSPAAAAGFRDGDLISEMNGKPVEDAGEVVRKVNLSSGDPIRFTVERAGRPVEIVATPARVTREDPVAGRVSVGTIGLMLSSTAAETRQIRYNPLEAVGQGVRQTGDILGTTLSYLGRIFTGRENGDQLSGPLGIAKASGALTNAAVAANPDPLAMTINLLLTMTSFAAILSIGIGFLNLLPIPVLDGGHLVFYAYEAVARKPVAANVQEAGYRVGLALLAGLMLFATWNDLQKLNLFKFLGGLVS
- the bamA gene encoding outer membrane protein assembly factor BamA, which codes for MILNDPRAAHPSADRPLRSGFVATASLIALMAAGPALAQTAPPAPNVQPGQLQATGQAPTAPPTETGVVNRILVQGNQRIDQTTVLSYLPIQPGDTIDPVILDVAIRTLTRTQLFADVQIGLQENGDLVVRIVENPIINQVVFEGNSAINEDKLREEVTISPRGIYTRARVQEDVGKLIELYRLSGRISATVTPKLVQLEQNRVDVVFEIDEGPETGVQAITFLGNQAFSDSELREVMVTKESAWYRLFTKNDNYDPGRLDYDREQLRKFYTNRGYYDFRITSAVAELVPDDSAFGMTLTVDEGDRYNFGTIDVVTENDRLNADFLKLLLPIQSGDLYESDKIESSVDALTFAAGSAGYAFVDINPTYRANPDTDTVDVTFNISEGQRVYVDRINIIGNTRTVDPVIRRELLLTEGDAFNRTLVERSRNNLRGLGFFKDVTIEEQRGSAPDRSIVNVTVQEQPTGELSVGAGFSSVDSFVVNLGISERNFRGRGQNVVARVEWGSLRQQIDFRFTEPRFLGRDIGAGFDLFHSRYDFQEESSFDYRSTGAGLRLTYPLNGYSRLATRYFIKDDEIIVPTGYCSGGGQGSAALCEQIGASLNSSVGYTLLVDRRNDPIRPTRGWTGSLRQDVAGLGGDVNYVKTEIESSVYYGITPSWIVTVTGSTGYVSGWAGDAIRINDRFFKGGNTFRGFENAGMGPRDLATNDALGGNFYAVGSVELTLPNGLPEQYGIKTSLFADVGTLGVLDDRYTLNATTGLSSACPDGAVIGDSCVADDLSLRASVGLSVHWRAPVGPIRFDFSKILSSEEYDRTETFRFSTSTQF